A section of the Malus sylvestris chromosome 17, drMalSylv7.2, whole genome shotgun sequence genome encodes:
- the LOC126610600 gene encoding DNA repair protein UVH3, whose protein sequence is MGVHGLWELLAPVGRRVSVETLAGRRLAIDASIWMIQFMKAMRDEKGEMVRNAHLLGFFRRICKLLYLRTKPVFVFDGGTPALKRRTVIARRRQRENAQSKLRKTAEKLLLNHLKVMRLKDLAADIKNQRQKNDAEGKEGLTNQTGRMADNSFEEDDLGLLSSNQEKLDEMLAASIQAEEEGGFIKNASQSTAAEDGEEDDEEMILPEMDGEVDPAVLASLPSSMQHRLLLQKNKEENDAKGKKILSDETEMLGINSENFDTVSRSCNQEMIDEMIAASIAAEKDAGVTNNASTSTASILVGDDIYEDDDADEEMILPALHGEVDPAVLAALPPSMQLNLLVQIRERLMAENRQKYQKVKKDPEKFSELQIQSYLKTVAFRREIDQVQKAASGRGVSGVQSSRIASEAHREFIFSSSFTGDKQVLASARADRNGEKQQAPKECPSKFRNSASSTSNVTGSAPDESTSVFDDNIETYLDERGHLRVSRVRAMGMRMTRDLQRNLDLMKEIEREKTIANKTTDTRDMLNENSIDILKSSRRYRTVTEIPRGDNGDSVDTGGVRKHPGQNKVDSSLGDNNSNDRNNQSMLKLETPIEISIEDNGESKSFDGDHDFFASLVAGNPVTIDANDILKKHFSGSDSDCDWEEGIVEAKGSSFPNDSEVKSKVPGDINDDSEVEWEEGVCGSAENTSSVPGEHGKTNSKGYFEEEASLQEAIRRSLEDMGSDKGNYGSPADEKLQCFGGEAHKGAECIDREIKIVEPVLLGKIGTQQNESSCDIGDGVKKTNLGSPPAQAMQNVSEKENFCGGVQCTASITPSATKEVHVITEQVLGTFHGDGGLSTFPENIEKNNAYSSDALSGDATGWVDDQKTEVEAESSCHLVEMANSESLTKKITNDSDADKKWGKEKSHDICFQESEHSWDISSLKGDENARMEATEADLEEEMLILDQECMDLGDERRRLERNVESVSSEMFTECQELLQIFGIPYIIAPMEAEAQCAYMELANLVDGVVTDDSDVFLFGARSVYKNIFDDRKYVETYFMKDVENELGLSREKLIRMALLLGSDYTEGVSGIGIVNAMEVVNAFPEEDGLHKFRDWIESPDPTILGTFDGEIGSNAKKRGSKFGDKDINTKSGMEEVSEQNSCHGQEHQQSADLIEETKQTFMDKHRKVSKNWHIPPTFPSEAVTSAYICPQVDKSTEPFTWGKPDHFFLRKLCSEKFGWASQKADELLIPVLNEYNKRETQLRLEAFYTFNERFAKIRSKRIKKAVKGIAGNQSSELVDDAAHKVSRSRKKRTTSTDEAGNNKSEKLSEGTDKSVLKKQSDSKGKSTAKQSRKRRTTEEPAPSKRPKPAEAGRSTNRKLHANGNERGRGRRVLGSGKEKVNPNFEVSETSSGNGDDDNDGMDLHTDTIEGLGEMRRSGRLRKPVNYTVDDLDVDDLGEPLDHSNAKCSNAETGEQVISRDEGKCEESASSLSEKKQQNEGNLSPNVGLHKDYLETGGGFCPVEDETGEPGLSQHGDPSFGAEVSEDYLKTGGGFCGDESETGNDQDGIRVQTKTTASENSDLPSFSGIVNMVDLGHISSQSSIGNKRPLVGFQSSERTDAYDTEQNINHETATITDDQTKVNASLPENSVDNSRQPSGGALSAMPFLRKKRRKT, encoded by the exons ATGGGAGTCCACGGTCTCTGGGAACTACTGGCCCCCGTCGGCCGCCGCGTCTCTGTCGAAACTCTAGCCGGAAGAAGACTCGCAATCG ATGCGAGCATATGGATGATACAGTTCATGAAGGCAATGCGGGACGAGAAGGGAGAGATGGTCCGCAACGCGCATTTGCTCGGCTTCTTCCGCCGAATTTGCAAGCTGCTGTACCTGCGGACCAAGCCGGTGTTTGTGTTTGACGGCGGAACCCCGGCCCTCAAGCGCCGGACTGTGATCGCTCGGAGAAGACAACGGGAGAACGCCCAGTCCAAGCTTCGCAAGACCGCCGAGAAATTGCTTCTTAATCAT CTTAAGGTGATGAGGCTGAAAGACTTGGCTGCGGATATCAAGAACCAGAGGCAGAAGAATGATGCCGAGGGTAAAGAAGGTCTAACAAATCAGACCGGTAGGATGGCGGATAATAGTTTTGAAGAAGACGACTTGGGTTTGCTGAGTAGCAACCAGGAAAAGCTGGATGAAAT GTTGGCAGCATCCATCCAGGCCGAGGAAGAAGGGGGTTTTATAAAGAATGCATCACAATCTACTGCTGCTGAggatggtgaagaagatgatgaagagatgATACTA CCAGAGATGGATGGTGAAGTTGATCCAGCTGTATTAGCTAGTTTGCCTTCATCAATGCAACATAGACTTCTTTTGCAG AAAAATAAGGAGGAAAATGATGCTAAGGGTAAGAAGATTTTGTCAGATGAAACTGAGATGTTGGGTATCAATTCAGAAAACTTCGACACAGTCTCAAGGAGTTGCAATCAAGAGATGATAGATGaaat GATTGCTGCGTCTATTGCGGCAGAGAAGGATGCTGGTGTAACTAATAATGCGTCAACATCAACTGCTTCTATTCTTGTGGGGGACGATATCTATGAAGATGACGATGCCGATGAAGAGATGATATTG CCTGCACTGCATGGTGAAGTTGATCCAGCTGTATTAGCTGCATTGCCCCCATCAATGCAACTCAATCTTCTTGTTCAA ATTAGAGAGAGGTTGATGGCGGAAAACAGACAGAAGTATCAGAAAGTCAAAAAG GACCCTGAAAAGTTCTCTGAGCTGCAAATACAATCCTATCTTAAAACTGTTGCTTTTCGTCGCGAGATAGATCAAGTACAGAAAGCTGCCTCTGGGAGAGGGGTTAGTGGTGTGCAGAGTTCACGAATAGCCTCTGAAGCCCACAGAGAATTTATCTTTTCTTCATCATTTACTGGTGATAAACA AGTACTTGCATCTGCAAGAGCTGATAGAAATGGAGAAAAGCAACAAGCACCCAAAGAGTGTCCTTCAAAATTCAGGAACAGTGCTTCGTCTACCAGTAATGTGACTGGATCAGCTCCAGATGAATCCACAAGTGTTTTTGATGACAACATTGAGACATATTTGGATGAGAGGGGCCATCTTCGAGTCAGTAGAGTGAGAGCTATGGGGATGCGTATGACCCGTGATTTACAGAGGAACTTGGATTTGATGAAGGAGATTGAACGGGAGAAAACAATTGCAAACAAGACGACTGACACTAGGGATATGCTCAACGAAAATAGCATTGACATTTTGAAAAGTTCACGTAGATATAGAACAGTCACAGAAATACCAAGAGGTGATAATGGTGATTCTGTTGATACTGGAGGGGTGAGAAAGCATCCTGGTCAGAACAAGGTTGACTCCTCACTTGGTGATAATAACTCAAATGACAGAAATAATCAGTCTATGTTAAAACTTGAAACTCCTATAGAAATATCTATTGAAGACAATGGCGAGAGCAAGTCATTTGATGGTGATCATGATTTTTTTGCTTCGTTAGTAGCAGGAAATCCTGTAACTATTGATGCTAATGATATATTAAAAAAGCATTTTTCTGGGTCTGACTCAGACTGTGACTGGGAGGAAGGGATTGTTGAAGCAAAAGGTAGCAGTTTTCCTAATGACTCTGAAGTTAAAAGTAAGGTGCCAGGCGATATTAATGATGACAGTGAAGTGGAATGGGAGGAAGGAGTTTGTGGTAGTGCTGAAAATACCTCATCTGTTCCTGGTGAGCATGGAAAAACAAATTCTAAAGGTTATTTCGAAGAAGAGGCTAGTTTGCAGGAGGCAATACGGAGAAGTCTTGAGGATATGGGGAGTGACAAGGGTAATTATGGATCACCTGCTGATGAAAAGTTGCAATGTTTTGGAGGAGAGGCTCATAAAGGTGCTGAATGTATTGATAGAGAAATTAAGATAGTTGAACCAGTTTTGTTGGGGAAGATTGGTACTCAACAAAATGAATCATCCTGTGACATTGGTGATGGAGTCAAAAAGACGAACTTGGGTTCTCCTCCAGCACAAGCAATGCAGAATGTAAGTGAAAAGGAAAATTTCTGTGGAGGAGTGCAATGCACAGCATCTATTACTCCGTCAGCGACAAAGGAGGTCCATGTGATTACTGAACAAGTATTGGGTACTTTCCATGGTGATGGTGGTTTATCCACCTTTCCCGAgaacattgaaaaaaataatgctTATTCTTCGGATGCCTTGTCAGGTGATGCTACTGGTTGGGTTGATGATCAGAAGACTGAAGTTGAAGCTGAGTCATCTTGTCATTTAGTTGAGATGGCTAACTCTGAGTCATTGACAAAAAAGATAACAAATGACAGTGATGCTGACAAAAAATGGGGCAAGGAAAAGAGCCATGACATTTGTTTTCAGGAAAGTGAGCACAGTTGGGACATATCTTCTCTCAAGGGTGATGAGAATGCACGTATGGAAGCCACAGAGGCTGATTTGGAGGAGGAAATGCTAATTCTAGACCAAGAATGTATGGATCTGGGTGATGAGCGAAGAAGGCTTGAACGTAACGTAGAATCTGTCAGCAGTGAAATGTTCACCGAATGTCAG GAGCTACTGCAAATTTTTGGTATACCATACATTATTGCACCAATGGAAGCAGAAGCCCAGTGTGCGTATATGGAACTTGCCAACCTTGTTGATGGTGTGGTAACTGATGATTCTGATGTGTTCTTGTTTGGGGCACGAAGTGTTTACAAAAATATATTCGACGATCGGAAGTATGTTGAGACATATTTCATGAAG GATGTTGAGAATGAGCTTGGCCTAAGCAGAGAGAAATTAATTCGTATGGCACTTCTTCTTGGAAGTGATTATACTGAAGGAGTTAG TGGGATCGGCATTGTCAATGCTATGGAAGTTGTAAATGCATTTCCTGAGGAGGATGGCCTCCATAAATTCCGGGATTGGATTGAATCACCAGATCCTACCATTCTAGGGACGTTTGATGGAGAAATAGGATCTAATGCAAAGAAAAGGGGGTCTAAATTTGGAGATAAGGATATCAATACGAAGAGCGGTATGGAAGAAGTCTCTGAGCAAAATAGTTGTCACGGACAAGAGCACCAGCAGTCAGCTGATCTTattgaagaaacaaagcaaACTTTCATGGATAAGCAT AGAAAAGTGAGCAAAAATTGGCATATTCCCCCCACTTTCCCAAGTGAAGCAGTGACTTCTGCTTATATTTGTCCACAGGTGGACAAATCAACTGAACCCTTCACATGGGGAAAGCCAGATCATTTTTTTCTTCGCAA ATTATGTTCGGAAAAGTTTGGCTGGGCTAGCCAGAAGGCAGATGAATTGCTAATACCTGTTCTGAACGAGTACAACAAACGCGAG ACTCAACTGCGGCTGGAAGCTTTTTACACTTTTAATGAAAGATTTGCAAAAATTCGTAGTaagagaatcaagaaagctGTAAAAGGAATTGCAGGAAATCAATCTTCAGAGTTGGTGGATGATGCTGCACATAAAGTTTCAAGAAGCAGAAAGAAGAGAACCACAAGTACTGATGAAGCTGGGAATAACAAATCAGAGAAACTGTCAGAGGGAACAGATAAAAGTGTTCTTAAGAAGCAGAGCGATTCTAAGGGAAAATCAACAGCTAAGCAGTCGAGGAAAAGGAGGACCACTGAAGAGCCTGCTCCATCTAAGCGACCAAAGCCTGCTGAAGCTGGACGATCAACCAATAGAAAATTGCATGCGAATGGAAACGAAAGAGGAAGAGGCAGGAGGGTATTAGGAAGTGGAAAGGAAAAGGTAAATCCCAATTTTGAAGTATCTGAAACCAGCTCTGGCAATGGTGATGACGATAATGATGGGATGGACCTTCATACCGATACAATAGAAGGGTTGGGAGAAATGCGCAGG TCTGGGCGTCTGCGGAAGCCTGTAAATTACACAGTCGATGACTTAGACGTTGATGATCTTGGTGAGCCACTAGATCACAGTAATGCAAAATGCTCCAATGCAGAGACAGGGGAACAAGTTATATCTCGGGATGAAGGAAAATGTGAAGAAAGTGCTTCTTCTCTCAGCGAAAAGAAACAGCAGAATGAAGGGAACTTGTCTCCCAATGTGGGCCTGCATAAAGATTATCTTGAAACAGGAGGTGGGTTCTGCCCGGTTGAAGATGAAACTGGTGAACCAGGTTTAAGCCAACATGGTGATCCTTCTTTCGGGGCTGAGGTTTCTGAAGACTACCTTAAGACAGGAGGGGGGTTTTGCGGAGATGAAAGTGAGACTGGTAATGACCAAGATGGAATTCGTGTTCAAACGAAAACAA